In Aliamphritea ceti, a single window of DNA contains:
- a CDS encoding ATP-binding cassette domain-containing protein gives MSGLKINAVCMTFDLPDGSAVEALKDINLELKKGELMSVLGPSGCGKSTLLNILAGFLAPTSGHVILNHDDAPDTEVLGPGRERGMVFQQGALFEWMSVRENIGFGPRMKGTNENTINARVDELLEIVGLHDFGEKMIYELSGGMQQRVALARCLANDPDVILMDEPLGALDALTREKMQSLVLDIWKKTGKTIILITHSVEEALLLGERLLVMAPRPGRIHKEYQLPFAELGARADLREVKKHPDFAIKREEILGMIWDMEEEIMGRKEA, from the coding sequence ATGTCAGGATTAAAAATAAACGCCGTCTGCATGACCTTCGACCTGCCTGACGGCAGCGCCGTTGAAGCCCTGAAAGATATCAACCTCGAACTAAAAAAAGGTGAGCTGATGTCGGTGCTTGGGCCCTCCGGTTGCGGTAAAAGTACACTGCTCAACATTCTCGCCGGTTTTCTTGCACCAACCTCAGGCCATGTCATTCTCAACCATGATGATGCACCTGATACAGAAGTGCTTGGACCCGGCCGTGAACGGGGCATGGTCTTCCAGCAAGGTGCGCTATTTGAATGGATGAGCGTCCGGGAAAACATCGGCTTTGGCCCCCGTATGAAAGGCACTAATGAAAACACCATCAATGCCCGGGTAGATGAATTACTTGAAATCGTTGGCCTGCACGACTTCGGTGAAAAAATGATTTATGAGCTGTCCGGCGGCATGCAGCAACGAGTCGCACTGGCACGCTGTCTTGCCAATGACCCGGATGTCATTTTAATGGACGAACCATTGGGCGCACTGGATGCCCTGACCCGGGAAAAAATGCAAAGCCTGGTACTGGATATCTGGAAGAAGACCGGTAAGACCATCATTCTCATCACCCACTCTGTGGAAGAAGCTCTCCTGCTGGGCGAACGCCTACTGGTAATGGCACCCCGCCCTGGTCGCATCCACAAAGAATATCAGCTTCCATTTGCAGAACTGGGCGCCCGCGCCGATCTGCGTGAAGTTAAGAAGCATCCTGATTTTGCAATCAAACGGGAAGAAATTCTCGGCATGATCTGGGATATGGAAGAAGAAATCATGGGCCGTAAGGAGGCTTAG